In Flammeovirgaceae bacterium 311, one DNA window encodes the following:
- a CDS encoding two-component response regulator (COG2204 Response regulator containing CheY-like receiver, AAA-type ATPase, and DNA-binding domains) yields the protein MATTFCKIVWLIDDDEVAIYIHEKIIHAQQFTEKVITYITIDESLASLQLATQSLNISFPDIIFLDMEMPGLDGWDFIAAFQNLPENVKEKCQLYMLSSSVDESDVQRARQFRDVCSFISKPLTTGVLQEIKASAASTRQ from the coding sequence ATGGCAACAACCTTTTGTAAAATTGTATGGCTGATAGATGATGATGAAGTTGCCATCTATATTCATGAGAAGATCATCCATGCGCAGCAGTTCACAGAAAAAGTAATAACCTATATAACGATAGATGAATCACTTGCCTCACTGCAACTAGCTACACAGTCCTTAAACATATCTTTTCCTGATATTATATTTCTGGATATGGAAATGCCCGGTCTGGATGGCTGGGATTTTATCGCTGCCTTCCAGAACCTGCCGGAAAATGTAAAAGAAAAATGTCAGCTGTATATGTTATCTTCTTCAGTAGACGAGTCGGATGTGCAGCGTGCCCGCCAGTTCAGGGATGTTTGCAGTTTTATATCGAAGCCACTTACAACGGGAGTACTGCAGGAAATTAAAGCCTCTGCAGCTAGTACAAGACAATAA
- a CDS encoding hypothetical protein (COG1154 Deoxyxylulose-5-phosphate synthase), protein MKSSILLIFAFFLISTEIAAQEAPADTSSMVVPADNSSLAPIATDDDIAEAAAPTESKPLKLIFPDHQNWTSLKEGKQLQFSVKASGGTDSTYTYRISPEGVPGVEFDTLGRFSWTPGYDFVERLKTDSTIQFLFEVENQHEERISQVIDFNVQHLNRPPVVGELKPFYVRYNTLNTYTIESSVVQDADKDPIVFIPIMDVMPEGAKLSPQGEFSWKPSLTQFNQLREKPILLEFYVEDQPAKARTKGKFKIQITQQDLPPSIQMVPSQARFRHKEDATINLKFQLYDPNGESDISSFNMIASNTEVPAGALVKNTPSQYEFIWTPGYDFVKDPLDSLSFNITFYVTDRSNKQEERMVAFTILNAVNEAEIDQNLYNEYRATMVRAWDLMEQLKDAEEDLKKRYRRAKKGKKARSLTNASLGAATGVTPVVVEEPGTSKKITAIGGTAVMTIGTLEATEVIGRSTKDLVERLNYIIEKRNELQTKGDIYARKYVLKSARRKQEFLKDNDEFVAIMNLKGLVALELDAGWKNKLKPTNENIAKTFKDFSNEKN, encoded by the coding sequence ATGAAAAGTAGCATACTTCTCATTTTTGCATTTTTCCTGATTTCCACAGAGATAGCTGCACAGGAGGCTCCTGCAGACACCAGCAGTATGGTGGTACCTGCAGACAATAGCAGCCTGGCACCTATTGCTACTGATGATGACATTGCAGAGGCTGCAGCACCTACAGAATCCAAGCCCCTAAAGCTAATCTTCCCTGATCATCAGAACTGGACTTCGCTCAAAGAAGGGAAACAGCTGCAATTCAGTGTAAAAGCCTCTGGTGGTACAGACAGTACCTACACCTACCGGATCAGCCCCGAAGGAGTGCCAGGTGTAGAGTTTGATACGCTGGGCCGTTTCTCCTGGACCCCCGGCTATGATTTTGTTGAAAGGCTAAAGACTGACAGTACCATTCAATTTCTTTTTGAGGTAGAAAACCAGCATGAAGAACGTATCAGTCAGGTGATTGATTTTAATGTACAACACTTGAACCGTCCACCTGTTGTGGGTGAGCTCAAGCCTTTCTATGTACGCTACAATACCCTCAATACCTATACAATAGAATCTTCGGTTGTGCAGGATGCAGACAAAGACCCTATTGTTTTTATACCCATTATGGATGTAATGCCAGAGGGAGCAAAGCTAAGCCCACAGGGAGAATTCAGCTGGAAACCATCGCTTACCCAGTTTAACCAGCTAAGGGAAAAACCCATTCTGCTTGAATTTTATGTAGAAGACCAGCCTGCCAAAGCCCGTACCAAAGGAAAGTTTAAAATACAGATCACACAGCAGGACCTGCCTCCCAGTATTCAGATGGTTCCTTCGCAGGCACGTTTCAGGCATAAAGAAGATGCCACCATTAATCTGAAGTTTCAGCTGTACGACCCTAATGGGGAGAGCGATATATCTTCTTTCAACATGATTGCCAGCAATACCGAGGTTCCTGCAGGCGCTCTTGTTAAGAATACACCCTCGCAATATGAATTCATCTGGACTCCTGGTTACGATTTTGTAAAAGATCCGCTTGACTCCCTGTCTTTCAATATTACATTTTATGTAACAGACAGATCGAACAAGCAGGAAGAACGTATGGTTGCTTTCACCATTTTGAATGCTGTGAATGAAGCTGAAATAGACCAAAATCTGTACAATGAATACCGTGCAACCATGGTACGGGCCTGGGATCTGATGGAGCAGCTGAAAGATGCTGAAGAAGACCTGAAAAAAAGGTATAGAAGAGCCAAAAAAGGAAAAAAGGCCAGATCGCTAACCAATGCTTCCCTGGGTGCCGCTACAGGGGTAACTCCTGTTGTGGTAGAAGAACCCGGAACATCCAAAAAAATTACAGCCATTGGCGGTACTGCCGTTATGACGATCGGTACCCTGGAGGCAACTGAAGTAATTGGCCGCTCCACCAAAGATCTGGTAGAGCGCTTAAATTACATTATAGAAAAGCGCAACGAGCTGCAGACGAAAGGAGATATCTATGCGAGAAAATATGTGCTTAAATCTGCCCGCCGTAAACAAGAGTTTTTGAAAGATAACGATGAATTTGTAGCCATTATGAATCTAAAAGGATTAGTGGCACTAGAACTGGACGCTGGCTGGAAAAATAAATTGAAACCTACCAACGAAAACATCGCCAAAACTTTCAAAGACTTTAGTAATGAGAAAAACTAA
- a CDS encoding short-chain dehydrogenase/reductase SDR (COG1028 Dehydrogenases with different specificities (related to short-chain alcohol dehydrogenases)) → MSTKDRERTKSQQDPKDQYAKPPYPEQEQDVPGTEAELNPKADHGEKSYRGSGKLEGKKAIITGGDSGIGRAVAIAFAREGADVLISYLSEDEDAKETAKWVKEAGKKAVLVSGDISEEEHCKKIIQRAVDEFGQIDILVNNAAFQMSRETLQEIPSDEWDYTFRTNIYSMFYLCKAAEPHMKPGSTIVNTTSVNAYKPKPTLLAYATTKGAIQNFTANLAQLLADKGIRVNCVAPGPIWTPLIPSTMPPEQVKNFGKNVPLKRAGQPAELAATYVLLASQDSSYMTGATVEITGGTPTI, encoded by the coding sequence ATGAGCACTAAAGATAGAGAAAGAACCAAGTCTCAGCAGGACCCCAAAGATCAATATGCGAAGCCTCCCTATCCGGAGCAGGAACAGGATGTACCGGGCACCGAAGCTGAATTGAATCCAAAAGCCGATCATGGTGAAAAATCTTATCGTGGCTCGGGCAAGCTGGAGGGTAAAAAGGCAATTATTACCGGTGGCGACTCAGGCATTGGCCGTGCTGTGGCCATAGCCTTTGCCCGCGAGGGTGCAGATGTACTCATCTCCTATTTAAGCGAGGATGAGGATGCAAAAGAAACCGCGAAATGGGTGAAAGAAGCTGGAAAAAAAGCAGTTCTGGTAAGTGGCGATATCAGTGAGGAGGAGCATTGCAAGAAAATAATTCAACGTGCTGTAGATGAATTCGGCCAGATTGATATTCTAGTGAACAATGCTGCCTTCCAGATGTCAAGGGAAACATTGCAGGAGATACCAAGTGATGAGTGGGATTATACCTTCCGCACCAACATCTACTCTATGTTTTATTTGTGCAAGGCTGCAGAACCGCATATGAAGCCCGGCAGCACCATTGTAAATACCACTTCTGTAAATGCCTACAAGCCAAAGCCTACACTGCTGGCCTATGCCACAACCAAAGGCGCTATCCAGAACTTTACGGCTAACCTGGCGCAGCTGCTGGCCGATAAAGGCATAAGGGTAAACTGCGTGGCCCCAGGCCCTATCTGGACTCCATTAATTCCATCTACCATGCCGCCTGAGCAGGTAAAGAATTTTGGAAAAAATGTACCCCTTAAACGTGCCGGACAACCTGCAGAACTAGCGGCTACCTATGTACTGCTGGCATCACAGGATTCCAGTTACATGACAGGAGCCACCGTTGAGATTACAGGCGGCACCCCTACCATTTAG
- a CDS encoding PAS/PAC sensor signal transduction histidine kinase (COG2202 FOG: PAS/PAC domain): MQFSPDLICTIDEQCNFIELSDACKSFLGYDSKDLIGQPFVNYISFDEQRNTLELFKNLIKGKKNNKFQNRHLHKTGRLVSIDWVAAWSEEEKNIFCIGRLNSEDTLTSPKNPVNSDVYKLLIEQGSDMLSLLDEQGNYTYTGGSTTKILGYAPEQLLGKNAFQFIHPEDIGNINELWSQLDSYELLQTMDFRFRAANGEWRWLEATANNQFKNPEINALVISSRDITERKISRLKLEESEQRFKSLFENNPDLVLFENTEGIIEDVNQTVEISFGFQRHEFINRPLSDFLPASVVAVCQVNFQKAMRGEPVRFELELDFEAVGKRILDVSKVPVVVEGEIKGVYTIAKDITAVTQSYNIIKQQAKKLNTIFESITDAFFTLDRDWNFTYINSEFDRLLHTDRSQNIGKNIWEVFPEEVNSIYYRHYKTALETGITTHFEAFLARKGLWLEVKAFPSEEGLSVYFSDISYRIKAQEELERLSVVASKTHNGVIITNKRGKIEWVNESLTLITEYTAEELTGKTVSALLTDAGTSKEVYRQTLGRLLCEDSFEAELPFTCKSGRDLWLMVGVTIIRDKEGSVSRYIGMLSDITPQKQAILERNNFIEELQSRNQSLHQFTHVVSHKLRAPVANILGLAALFELPGIDDKTKAEIVKKIGTASHNLDEIIRDLNHVLTVRESLGLQKTELLFSEMLDIVVQRMHHQIEEAQVHIRRDFTQAPLINTVEQYLLDIIHNLISNALKYRSAERKSVIEVYTRLEENFTVMFVKDNGMGFDLAKHEKNVFGLYKRFHAHVNGKGLGLYLVKTQVEALGGKVEVQSEAGKGSIFKVSFRQNN, from the coding sequence ATGCAGTTTTCTCCTGATTTGATTTGTACAATTGATGAGCAATGTAACTTCATAGAATTAAGTGATGCCTGTAAATCCTTTTTGGGATACGATTCTAAAGATTTAATCGGGCAGCCATTTGTAAATTATATTAGTTTTGATGAGCAGCGTAATACGCTTGAGCTCTTTAAGAATCTTATAAAAGGCAAAAAGAATAATAAATTCCAGAACAGGCACCTTCACAAAACAGGCAGGCTGGTAAGTATTGACTGGGTGGCAGCCTGGTCTGAAGAAGAAAAAAATATTTTTTGCATCGGGCGGTTAAATTCAGAAGATACCCTTACCAGTCCAAAGAACCCGGTTAATTCAGATGTATATAAGCTGCTGATTGAGCAGGGTTCAGATATGTTATCCCTGCTGGATGAACAGGGTAATTATACCTATACCGGGGGCTCTACCACTAAAATACTCGGCTATGCACCCGAACAGCTGTTGGGGAAAAATGCTTTTCAATTCATTCACCCCGAAGATATTGGTAATATCAATGAGTTGTGGTCTCAGCTTGATTCCTATGAGCTGCTGCAAACAATGGATTTTCGTTTCCGGGCAGCAAACGGGGAGTGGCGGTGGCTGGAAGCAACTGCCAATAACCAATTCAAAAATCCAGAAATAAATGCACTGGTAATTAGCTCAAGGGATATTACTGAGCGAAAAATAAGCAGGCTAAAGCTGGAAGAAAGTGAGCAGCGCTTTAAATCCCTGTTCGAAAACAATCCGGACCTGGTGCTGTTTGAGAATACCGAAGGAATTATTGAGGATGTAAATCAGACTGTTGAAATAAGTTTTGGCTTTCAGCGGCATGAGTTTATTAATCGCCCTCTGTCAGATTTTTTACCCGCTTCAGTGGTGGCTGTTTGCCAAGTTAATTTTCAGAAAGCCATGCGTGGAGAGCCAGTCAGGTTCGAGTTAGAATTAGATTTTGAGGCAGTTGGTAAACGGATTTTGGATGTGAGTAAAGTGCCTGTTGTGGTAGAGGGGGAAATAAAGGGTGTTTATACAATTGCTAAAGACATTACAGCTGTCACCCAATCCTATAACATCATTAAACAACAGGCTAAAAAACTGAATACTATTTTTGAAAGTATCACAGATGCATTTTTTACGCTCGACAGGGATTGGAATTTTACTTATATCAACAGCGAGTTTGACCGTTTGCTGCACACCGACAGATCTCAGAATATTGGTAAAAACATCTGGGAGGTTTTTCCGGAGGAAGTAAACAGTATTTATTACAGGCACTACAAAACTGCATTAGAAACAGGAATCACTACTCACTTCGAAGCTTTTCTGGCGCGAAAAGGGCTTTGGCTTGAAGTAAAAGCATTTCCTTCAGAAGAAGGTTTGTCAGTTTATTTTTCTGATATCAGCTACAGAATAAAGGCCCAGGAGGAGCTGGAAAGGCTGTCAGTAGTGGCCAGTAAAACACATAATGGTGTAATCATCACTAATAAAAGAGGTAAAATTGAGTGGGTAAATGAAAGTCTTACTCTTATAACAGAGTACACTGCAGAAGAGCTGACTGGAAAAACTGTATCAGCACTGCTGACAGATGCTGGTACCTCCAAAGAAGTATATAGGCAAACATTAGGCAGGCTGCTTTGCGAAGATTCTTTTGAAGCAGAACTTCCATTTACCTGCAAAAGCGGCCGCGATTTATGGCTTATGGTAGGTGTTACTATTATTCGTGATAAGGAAGGCAGTGTATCACGATACATTGGAATGTTGTCAGATATCACTCCACAAAAGCAAGCCATACTAGAGCGCAACAACTTCATTGAAGAGCTGCAAAGCCGTAACCAATCTTTGCATCAGTTTACGCATGTGGTATCGCATAAACTGAGGGCCCCTGTAGCCAATATTCTGGGTTTAGCAGCCCTTTTTGAGCTGCCAGGAATAGATGATAAAACAAAGGCCGAGATAGTAAAAAAAATAGGTACAGCTTCCCACAATCTTGATGAAATTATCAGAGATCTGAATCATGTGTTAACAGTCCGGGAGTCGCTGGGGCTACAAAAAACTGAACTGCTGTTTAGTGAAATGCTTGATATTGTGGTGCAGCGCATGCATCATCAGATAGAGGAAGCACAAGTGCACATCAGGCGCGATTTTACCCAGGCTCCCCTGATCAATACAGTAGAGCAATACCTGCTTGATATTATCCATAACCTTATCAGCAATGCCCTAAAGTACAGATCTGCCGAAAGAAAATCAGTAATTGAAGTTTATACCCGCTTAGAGGAAAATTTTACTGTAATGTTTGTAAAAGATAATGGCATGGGTTTCGATCTGGCAAAGCATGAAAAAAATGTGTTTGGCCTCTACAAACGTTTTCACGCTCATGTAAATGGAAAAGGGTTGGGCCTGTACCTGGTCAAGACACAGGTAGAAGCCCTTGGTGGTAAAGTAGAAGTACAATCGGAGGCCGGAAAGGGAAGTATTTTTAAAGTCAGTTTCAGGCAAAATAATTGA
- a CDS encoding response regulator containing a CheY-like receiver domain and an HD-GYP domain (COG0784 FOG: CheY-like receiver), which translates to MEEINKAFISYSGYKDLKDRLNNLDTILIVDDDPVTCFLQLKLINEMGYKGRLKEAYHAEGALSYLREIRPAGATSGEAEHMLLLLDIKMPFVDGFEFLERLSAAQDINKENLHISFLTTSMSRRDFERASSFSIVDFLIKPLTEQKLNHLLDAIDLC; encoded by the coding sequence GTGGAAGAAATTAATAAAGCATTTATATCATATTCCGGCTATAAAGATTTGAAGGATAGGCTTAACAACCTGGATACCATTCTTATTGTAGATGACGATCCGGTTACATGTTTCCTGCAGTTAAAACTGATCAATGAAATGGGGTACAAAGGCCGGCTGAAGGAAGCATATCATGCTGAGGGAGCCTTAAGCTACTTAAGGGAAATCCGGCCTGCCGGTGCGACTTCCGGGGAGGCAGAACATATGCTTCTGTTGCTTGATATAAAAATGCCATTTGTAGATGGTTTTGAGTTTCTGGAAAGATTAAGTGCTGCACAGGACATCAATAAAGAAAACCTGCACATTTCCTTTCTCACCACCTCTATGAGCAGGAGGGATTTTGAAAGGGCCTCCAGTTTCTCTATTGTAGACTTCCTGATAAAGCCCCTTACTGAACAAAAACTAAATCATCTTTTAGATGCGATAGATCTATGCTAA